A window of the Longimicrobium sp. genome harbors these coding sequences:
- a CDS encoding tetratricopeptide repeat protein, whose amino-acid sequence MTDLNNRIKELLGYSSERPGSDAETQYHVAFNQSGVNKAKEVLAELDTYGARLERLAYLSIGGSTGAEILHVLEQSAVRFGVLLEFDDVAGGIAEERGKTLTGKTLRVFRGDATQKITACRQLLERWYVDGKIDGIVCSIQAVLHELPTRSPGYDVNHLLGEALWKWDPCYLFCREPCSPRQWPERVKLSVAGVDGTLLRALASHVGSMLGIPGEARSSGPDAILVSRDLAVELLFKLFYIRDYAYEIGERVTSVSPERLLAAAAAALKGGIVTPRWQNSDSFERLYREYGVEAADPETNDKLPLPIAYVRLVGRRDSLSSKGAGKTDAALERDDAAGARREHSGDLNLESRSQFRVEADVRESLRPEPPAPLPRAVRAGWKWLWGTSVAFVALLGAVLLNANPENPPTPPAPRPPADSTRNEPVPPNPSPEPKPSPAPAAPLDSSTNPNGSAGRLDNAPVGTAGSIAAARHRYAEKEYAEALPIFTAAAEAGNPEAMGFLGIMYLNGFGTDKDHDMALKWLRRGATKRDARSMNALGIVYKDGLSVDRNYMVAKEWFLLAERNGYAEAMNNIGDMYRQGLGVQSRPDSALHWYEKGANAGSLNAMVNAGLMYKLGLTGSPDLNKAIHWLRTAADARSSRGMSELGSMYQEGIGVRRDYEAARTLYLRAANTGSAQGMYNLGALHYNGLGVRKNQAEAIHWFRKAAAAGSVEAMGALNALGVAAP is encoded by the coding sequence ATGACTGACCTCAATAATCGCATTAAGGAACTGCTCGGTTATAGCAGTGAACGGCCGGGTAGCGATGCCGAGACTCAATATCATGTGGCATTCAATCAATCAGGGGTTAACAAGGCGAAGGAGGTCCTTGCTGAACTTGATACGTATGGTGCGCGGCTTGAACGCTTGGCTTACCTAAGCATCGGTGGTTCGACGGGTGCCGAGATCCTGCACGTGCTGGAGCAGTCCGCGGTACGATTCGGCGTGCTGCTGGAGTTCGATGACGTAGCAGGAGGGATAGCCGAGGAGAGGGGGAAAACCCTGACCGGGAAGACATTACGTGTATTTCGGGGGGACGCGACACAAAAGATTACCGCATGTAGGCAATTGCTCGAACGCTGGTATGTGGATGGGAAAATCGACGGTATCGTCTGCTCGATCCAGGCGGTGCTCCATGAGCTGCCGACGCGGAGTCCAGGGTATGATGTGAATCATCTACTTGGTGAAGCTCTGTGGAAGTGGGATCCCTGCTACCTCTTCTGTCGAGAACCATGCTCCCCTAGACAGTGGCCGGAACGAGTTAAGCTATCGGTGGCGGGGGTGGATGGCACGCTTCTCCGGGCACTTGCATCTCACGTCGGTAGCATGCTTGGAATACCGGGGGAGGCTCGCTCAAGTGGCCCAGACGCAATTCTTGTTTCACGGGACCTCGCCGTGGAGCTCCTCTTTAAGCTATTTTACATCAGAGATTACGCGTACGAAATTGGTGAGCGAGTCACTTCCGTCTCGCCCGAACGACTCCTCGCCGCCGCCGCGGCAGCGCTCAAAGGAGGCATTGTCACTCCGAGGTGGCAGAACAGCGACAGCTTCGAGCGCCTGTACCGTGAGTATGGTGTCGAAGCGGCGGATCCCGAAACGAATGACAAGCTTCCGCTGCCCATCGCGTACGTGCGGCTAGTCGGGAGGCGCGACTCCCTGTCTTCCAAAGGTGCCGGTAAGACCGATGCCGCGCTTGAACGAGACGATGCTGCAGGTGCGCGACGAGAACATTCCGGTGATCTCAATCTGGAGAGCAGGTCCCAATTCCGAGTAGAAGCCGATGTTCGTGAGAGCCTTCGACCAGAACCCCCCGCACCTCTGCCCCGGGCCGTACGCGCGGGTTGGAAGTGGCTATGGGGGACTAGCGTTGCATTTGTCGCTCTGTTGGGCGCGGTTCTTCTGAATGCGAACCCCGAAAACCCTCCTACCCCTCCGGCTCCACGTCCCCCAGCAGATAGTACCAGGAACGAACCTGTACCACCTAACCCGTCTCCAGAACCTAAACCATCCCCTGCTCCCGCCGCTCCGCTCGACTCTAGCACCAACCCAAACGGCTCCGCGGGAAGACTAGACAACGCTCCGGTGGGCACCGCAGGCTCTATAGCAGCCGCCCGGCATCGCTATGCGGAGAAGGAATATGCCGAGGCACTGCCCATATTCACGGCAGCGGCCGAAGCGGGCAACCCGGAGGCCATGGGCTTTTTAGGAATCATGTATTTGAACGGTTTCGGTACCGACAAAGATCATGACATGGCATTGAAATGGCTCCGCCGAGGCGCCACGAAACGAGACGCACGCTCGATGAACGCGCTAGGAATTGTCTACAAAGACGGACTTAGCGTTGACCGAAATTACATGGTTGCGAAGGAATGGTTCCTATTGGCCGAGCGAAATGGGTACGCCGAAGCCATGAACAACATTGGTGATATGTACCGTCAAGGGCTAGGGGTACAATCTCGTCCCGATTCCGCTCTGCACTGGTATGAGAAGGGAGCGAACGCAGGCTCGTTAAACGCCATGGTCAACGCGGGCCTGATGTATAAACTTGGCCTAACCGGTTCTCCCGATCTGAACAAGGCGATTCATTGGCTTAGGACGGCAGCAGACGCAAGGTCATCCCGAGGGATGTCTGAACTCGGATCAATGTACCAAGAGGGTATAGGAGTAAGGCGAGACTATGAGGCGGCGAGAACGTTGTACCTACGGGCAGCCAATACGGGATCCGCGCAAGGAATGTATAATTTGGGAGCACTACATTATAATGGCCTAGGTGTACGGAAAAATCAGGCAGAGGCGATCCACTGGTTCCGAAAAGCTGCTGCTGCGGGGTCAGTCGAGGCAATGGGGGCTCTCAACGCACTTGGCGTCGCGGCGCCGTAA